Part of the Pseudomonas abietaniphila genome is shown below.
AAACGGGGAGTACACATCAACGCAGAATTGAGCTGCGAACCAAAACCTGTGGGAGCGAATTCATTCGCGATACGCCAGGCCCGGCAACACAACTGCGGCGCCTGAAATATTTTTCGCGAATGAATTCGCTCCCACAGTGGTCCGCGTACGGTCAGGCAGACCGCATTGATCTTTCCCACGCTCTGCGTGGTAACGCATCCTGTGACGGTTCCCGTCACCCAAGATGGACGCGGAGCGTCCGGCAAGCCGTTCCCACGCGGAGCGCGGGAACGATCAAACCGTGGTCCGCGTACGGTCAGGCAGACCGCATGCGGTTTGGATCATTAGTCAGACGTAAGAATCGTCGTCATCGCCGCCAAACAGGCCGCCGCTGTCGTCGTTACCGTAATCGGTGTCCGCAAAGCTGCCCGCGTCATTGCCCCAGCCATCGTTGCTGGTCACGCGTTGCTGATCGTCACCCCAACCGCCGCTGTTGCCATTGCCGAAATCGCTCTCGGCCGCAGGCTGTGCAGGTGGCTGCTCGATGATCTCGACAATTTCCTGAGGCTGGCTGTTGTGGTGAAACAGGCTGCTGATGCCTTCAGCCAGCATCACACCACCGGCCACGCCGGCTGCGGTTTTCAGCGCGCCGCCCAGAAAACCGCTGCCGATTGGCGCAGCAGGAGCCTGTTGTTGCGGCTGGGCGTAGTTGCCCTGCGCAGGCGCGTTATACGGCGGAGGGCTGGCAGGACCACTGTCACGCCAACCGCCTGCAGACGGCTGCGGGCTGGACGGACGGGAGAACGATGACGCTGGCTGTTGCGCCTGTGGCTCGCGGGAACCGCCGCCGAAGATGCTCGACAGAAACCCGCCGCTGCTTTGAGCAGGCGGTGGTGTCTGCGCCCTGGCACGCTGGAGTTCGGCCTGCAATTGCTGGATTTGCTCGTCGCGTTGACGGTTTTGCGCTTCCATCTGTTTGAGCGCAACTTCCTGAACCAGGATCGCCTGCGCCATGTAATAAGGTGCGGTAGGCTGCCGGGTCAGGTGCTCCTTGATCAGCGCCTCGGCCTGGGCGTCTCGGGGGGCCGAATCGGTTTCTGCTTGCTTGAGTTTGGTAAACAAGCCGTCGATCAGGGTTTGCTCTTCGCTGTTCATGGCGACCTCGTTAGATTGCCGTAGGAATTCTGTGACTGACCACAGTGTCAGACATAAACAGTAATGGGGCGTTTCAAGGGCGTTTCAATAGGATGTAAAAAAAGTTAAGAACCCTTGAAGGCGTGTGTCACGTTGGCCCGCTCACCGGCTCTACGTTAAAGTGTCGGCCTGCTTTTTCCCTGTGAAGCTTTCATGAATCCTCTGACCATCGTTCAAGACTCGCTGTACTTCTTCCGGCGTAATTTCGCCAGCATTCTGACGTTGTGCCTGCCGCTGGTGATCCTTGAGGCACTGAGCAAACAGGTGCTGGGCAGCGCGGTGGGCGATGGATCGGCGAGCTGGCAATTGCTGATCGGCCTGCTGTTCTACCCGCTGTACACCGGCGCGCTGATTCTGTTTCTGGACGCGAAAAGCCGGGGCGAAGAACCTGCCAAACGCAACCTGCTGGCGGCGACGCTGCGCATGTGGCCCACCTTCGCCGTGCTGACAGCCTTGAGCACCCTGCTGATCATGGCGGGCCTGTCGCTGTTCATCGTTCCGGGCGTCTGGGTGATGATCAAGCTGGTGTTCTCCGAATACCTGCTGGTGCTGCGCGGCCTCGGTCCGCTGGAGGCGATGCGTGAAAGCTTCAAGATGAGCAAGGGCCACGTGGTGCGGATTCTGGTCTGTGTGCTGTTCGTCTACATTCCGCTGTCGGTGCTAGAAGGGTTGAGCTTCTACGTACTGCCCGATCAGCGAAGCCCGCTGCTGTCGCTGATCGTCGACAGCGTTTCCAGCTTCCTGCAGCTGTTCATCAGCGTGGTGATGTTCCGGCTGTTCATGCTGATCGACGAGCCCGCGCAGCCGGCCTGAGGAACGCCGATGTCCCGGTTACTGCGCGCTGCCCTCTTCCTTGCCCTGTTTGCGGTGTTCATGGGCGGCTTGATCTACGAAGTGACCTGGCATCCCGCCCGGCACGAGCGCATGCCTGTCAGTTGCAATGCAAAAGACGTGGCACCGCCGACGCTGGTACCCGGACAGGCGCTCAAGGTGATGACCTGGAACATCCAGTACCTGGCGGGCAAACGCTACGTGTTCTGGTACGACATGGCGGACGGCAGCGGCCCGGACGAACGCCCGACGCCGGAAGACATCGCCTACAACCTCGACGAAGTCGCGCGGGTGCTTCGTGACGAACAGCCGGACATCGTGCTGTTGCAGGAAGTGGATGACGGCGCCAAGAACACCGACTACGTGAACCAACTGGCGCTGCTGCAAGAACGGGTGACAGACCTTTACCCGTGCAGCACCGAGGCGTTCTACTGGAAATCCGATTTC
Proteins encoded:
- a CDS encoding YciC family protein; the protein is MNPLTIVQDSLYFFRRNFASILTLCLPLVILEALSKQVLGSAVGDGSASWQLLIGLLFYPLYTGALILFLDAKSRGEEPAKRNLLAATLRMWPTFAVLTALSTLLIMAGLSLFIVPGVWVMIKLVFSEYLLVLRGLGPLEAMRESFKMSKGHVVRILVCVLFVYIPLSVLEGLSFYVLPDQRSPLLSLIVDSVSSFLQLFISVVMFRLFMLIDEPAQPA
- a CDS encoding DUF2076 domain-containing protein; the protein is MNSEEQTLIDGLFTKLKQAETDSAPRDAQAEALIKEHLTRQPTAPYYMAQAILVQEVALKQMEAQNRQRDEQIQQLQAELQRARAQTPPPAQSSGGFLSSIFGGGSREPQAQQPASSFSRPSSPQPSAGGWRDSGPASPPPYNAPAQGNYAQPQQQAPAAPIGSGFLGGALKTAAGVAGGVMLAEGISSLFHHNSQPQEIVEIIEQPPAQPAAESDFGNGNSGGWGDDQQRVTSNDGWGNDAGSFADTDYGNDDSGGLFGGDDDDSYV